A stretch of the Octopus bimaculoides isolate UCB-OBI-ISO-001 chromosome 8, ASM119413v2, whole genome shotgun sequence genome encodes the following:
- the LOC106867172 gene encoding gamma-aminobutyric acid receptor subunit alpha-2, whose product MTFLGLDIRTDLPKVSYVTALDYYVAVCFGFVISTIIQFAVVHYFTKYGTGDMNMVFQTSDDSDDSGEIGEITGPGRSNGDLWVTDNAAYANSHRGPLRCFFKMWDCVTGTRNYSGRSHPRGNQPMNSVSQVDRVFRVAFPITFLIFNMVYWIVYWV is encoded by the exons ATGACATTTCTTGGTCTGGATATCCGCACAGACCTACCAAAAGTATCCTACGTCACagctcttgattattatgtggcTGTCTGCTTTGGTTTCGTCATTTCCACCATAATTCAGTTTGCAGTCGTACATTATTTCACGAAATATGGCACTGGCGATATGAATATGGTTTTTCAAACTTCTGACGATAGCGATGATAGTGGAGAGATCGGG gaaATAACTGGCCCTGGTCGAAGTAACGGTGATCTTTGGGTAACTGACAATGCTGCTTATGCGAATTCCCACCGAGGACCTTTGCGGTGTTTCTTCAAAATGTGGGACTGTGTCACCGGAACTCGAAACTACAGTGGCAGAAGTCACCCAAGAGGTAACCAACCAATGAACAGTGTGAGCCAGGTTGACAGAGTATTTAGAGTTGCCTTTCCCATAACATTTCTAATTTTCAATATGGTCTATTGGATAGTTTATTGGGTGTGA